A region of the Apium graveolens cultivar Ventura chromosome 6, ASM990537v1, whole genome shotgun sequence genome:
TTGTTAAATGCTAGCATCATTCTTAACGCCTGCACGTTTCCATCTATACAATATTACAAGCCATCGACTCATTGCAGTGCTGCATCATTGACCTATAAACAATGACTGAGAATATAACTCGTAAATTAACCTACCTAATCACATATTATAATGCTCTTAATTGCTAAATAATGACTTAAGAACATGGGGATGGATGTTATGGATAGACTCTAACAAACTACTGATAATTTGGGATTAGAGATGGATCGTTGGCACCTGAATATGACAAACCAACAGGTTGTCATCAGCCCTGTTGTCTAatcatataaatatattttaaatactCATGTCTTATATTCAAGCATGTAAATTAAGACCAGAATTAGAAAAGTCCACACAGTTGCACCTCAACAAATTTACCAAATACCTTGGACCCGGTAAACATGTGTTTCATTATATATTGTCTACATGTCCGTGTCAACCAGGTACAAACACCTCATTTTCATCCTTCAATTAGTCCTCTCCCTGAACCAACACCCCAATTTTTCCTATTAATTTCTAGTACGAAAACTCGAAGCTATGTCCCTCAGAGTGAAACCCACGTCTTCTGCTGCTGCAACAACAACTGTGTCAACAGCCTCATCCGATAGCGATGAGGTAGAAAGCCCTGTACTACTACCACCATCACCAACACCACAACCACAATCAACTCTATCGCAACGCGCACTCTCTCAGACCCTGTCAAGCACAGCTCAACTAGCCAACCTTCTTCCCACAGGCAGTCTCTTAGCCCTCCAACTCTTAACTCCAGTCTTCACAAACAATGGCTCATGCGATGCAGCCACGCGTCCTCTGACTCTTCTCCTTCTCCTGCTCATTGCTGCATCATGCTTCCTCGCCAGCTTCACCGACAGCTACAAGGCATCCAACGGTCAAGTCTACTACGGATTCGCGACGTTCAAAGGCATGTGGCTTTTCGATTATCAGGCTGCAGCAGCAACAGGTGTTCCTGACCTTAAAAGATATAAGATGGGAGTCATTGACTGGATACATGCTACTTCATCAGTACTTGTGTTTGTTGTTTTGGCTTTGAGGGATAAAAATGTGGTGACTTGTTTTTATCCACAGCCATCTCATGAAGCTCAAGAGGTGTTGAATATTGTACCTATAGGAATTGGATTCATTTGTAGTTTGTTGTTTATGGTTTTTCCTACTAGAAGGCATGGTATTGGTTACCCTGTATCACATAACAATTAATCTTATTTTCTCTTCTAATTGTGTTCATTCAATACAGATCTTTGAATTGTGATAGATTCAATATGGTTTCATTTCTTTTGCCCCCAGATGAGGTTCATACAACTTTTACAACAATTTTTTGAATATTGAAGTGAATTGAAAATGTCAATGATAACCTGTACAAACTTAAATTTTTACTGAgatttgaatttaaaattttaaaaaaatataaatatagaAAACTTTTACAATCCTAAAGCTATAAATAAGAAATTTTTGCATGTCATATTTTTACATTCTATAGAAACTAATTTGATTTCTTGTCGTTTATTAGACTTtatttaaaattctcaaattCAATTTTTCTTATGTTAGTTTAAATTTTTTTAGAGTTAATTGGAGTTTGCATCCCCTATCTTTTATTAAATAACAAAACTATATagttattttcaaaaatacagttTGCAAACCCTAACTTTAAACATCAAATACAATATGCATCCATTTAACcattttgttaaaaatatttatattgtgAAGGGTAAACTTGAAATTCAGCAaaacatttaaataataattttattttttttaaattaaactaaaatttagaatttcaaaatataaaaataatattaatgtcaattattttattactcggtataatttttaaatttttaaaatatagatatatttagaaactttatgattatatatataaatatatattttgcttaataaatatattttaagtatttagcATTATGATTAATTTAGAGTATTACTAATAGAAATtagttatattttttttcatgtaaaaaatgcattaaaataaatattttaattaatttaaaattttaattattaatattaacatCTTAATTTCAATTTTATAACTGTAAGGAATGCATGTTGTAGTTGATATTGAAAGTTAAGGGTTGCAAACTGTATTTTACGAAGTACGTATAATGTTTTGATTTTAAATGAAAGATGGGGTTCTAAAATGCAATTAACTCTTTTTTTATTATGTGGACAGTTAtgtgttttaaaaaaaat
Encoded here:
- the LOC141667597 gene encoding protein DMP3-like translates to MSLRVKPTSSAAATTTVSTASSDSDEVESPVLLPPSPTPQPQSTLSQRALSQTLSSTAQLANLLPTGSLLALQLLTPVFTNNGSCDAATRPLTLLLLLLIAASCFLASFTDSYKASNGQVYYGFATFKGMWLFDYQAAAATGVPDLKRYKMGVIDWIHATSSVLVFVVLALRDKNVVTCFYPQPSHEAQEVLNIVPIGIGFICSLLFMVFPTRRHGIGYPVSHNN